A region of Syngnathoides biaculeatus isolate LvHL_M chromosome 20, ASM1980259v1, whole genome shotgun sequence DNA encodes the following proteins:
- the zbed4 gene encoding zinc finger BED domain-containing protein 4, which translates to MERKEAMSPVGEDSLSSSLEKKREAKGTCLKIEGQDGYVFKSYSMKPRETTDANSSRLSKTLDKDLFCSSHLSSQGDKQSASDTKKETDPAFPSLSSKWLGIHPDENADSEKYENEPAPHIKDESRDTNDLEDETQDFERLAFGSSFGPFLTRDGDDYNNLLSGYTSTLYDVAMDAVTQSLLASMRSQSNPRKKSPAWNHFCISPRDNTKAICLYCMKEFSRGKNEKDLSTSCLMRHVRRAHPTMLFQEGADAPTPNLSTSASSLIPSSPNSPKNGDMNSLTYCGSKNTSPSTSSAENSDLSSKEVLSKVEPKLEPFANMDAIYSTLESSHSGENNLDEISDGGHERLPSNPKSSSSRRRSAVWKHFYLSPVDSSKAVCIHCMNEFSRGKNGKDLGTSCLIRHMWRAHKEVVIEENGLGNHIPPPYSNPPSLLSRTLLHDPLDIKKESPLLPSSPETILDELPQTTEENMDIKEESDEAMLLTEPESSLQGQDTPSTFSPRDLGEVPGHNQNHAIFEQNKKIMKRVKSEVWQHFIVSPVDQLKALCRYCPCVISRGKRGDFGTSCLMRHLMRRHPDVLQNQKAADDKEPSPQPYITTDAVSAKETESRASKKKPQTVFSKKTSKLWNHFSISPADPTKVVCLHCSRTISRGKKTTNLGTSCLFRHMQRFHGHFLESNNAISGEAPSAGIQVKQELEDMSVYKTEQNHGRFDEHHPVAQKITKLIAEMLALDLQPSAMVENAGLSRLLEYFQPQYCLPPSSYFTSTAIPEMYEKVRDVVLTHLKEAEGGVVHFTTSIWVSSQTKEYLTLTAHWATYESSVRPQGQDFHCSALLSVSQIDCDRDMHDIPKQLEYLWDSWITSPGLKKGFTVTDNANIRNNLEDHGHVTVQCFGHTIDLIVSEAIKSQRMVQNLLSIARKICERVHRSAKAKEKLVELQRDHQLPENQLIQDIPSKWRTSFIMLERLVEQKKAIDEMSIECNFREIISCDQWEVMQSVCNALKPFEVAYREIRNRTATLGQVIPLIHILNRKIDLLFDETVGIDNMLKSLKEAMVSRMSATLNDPRFTWATMLDPRYKTSLFTEEEAERCKQDLIQELDLFSATSSLPNGCNEASVSDGVTPHQDNIWSLMADLRQKVKHEEKPKSSELAVLEYLEEDILDQSCDPLDYWNLKKFLWPELAKVAARYVGCPPSAVPADALFSTASVNCALNHPRPSLENMEGLLFLKVNLPLIFFQY; encoded by the coding sequence ATGGAGAGGAAGGAAGCGATGTCTCCCGTGGGCGAGGATTCACTCAGCAgctccttggaaaaaaaacgggagGCAAAAGGGACCTGCCTGAAAATCGAGGGGCAGGATGGATACGTCTTTAAATCCTACAGCATGAAGCCACGCGAGACAACTGATGCAAATTCATCGCGTTTGTCAAAAACACTGGATAAAGATCTTTTCTGCTCAAGCCATCTTTCTTCTCAGGGTGACAAACAGTCGGCGtctgacacaaaaaaagaaacggaTCCGGCCTTTCCATCTCTTTCAAGCAAATGGCTCGGCATCCATCCGGACGAAAACGCGGACAGTGAAAAATACGAGAACGAGCCCGCGCCACATATCAAAGACGAAAGTCGAGATACAAACGATTTAGAGGATGAAACACAAGATTTTGAAAGACTGGCATTCGGTAGCTCATTTGGCCCCTTTTTGACGCGAGACGGGGACGACTATAATAATTTACTAAGCGGCTATACGAGCACTCTTTACGACGTTGCCATGGATGCTGTCACCCAGAGCCTTTTGGCATCGATGAGAAGTCAAAGCAACCCGCGGAAAAAATCTCCCGCGTGGAATCATTTTTGTATATCGCCCAGGGACAATACCAAAGCAATCTGTTTATATTGCATGAAAGAATTTAGTCGGGGCAAGAATGAAAAAGACCTCAGTACAAGTTGTTTGATGAGGCACGTACGAAGGGCTCACCCGACGATGCTTTTCCAGGAGGGAGCAGACGCACCGACGCCTAATCTGAGTACTTCGGCCTCCTCCTTGATCCCTTCTTCCCCAAACTCGCCAAAAAACGGAGACATGAACAGTTTGACGTACTGTGGGTCAAAAAACACTTCGCCGTCCACGTCCTCGGCTGAAAATTCAGATTTGTCCTCCAAAGAAGTGTTATCCAAAGTAGAACCAAAACTTGAACCGTTTGCCAACATGGACGCTATCTACAGTACCCTTGAATCTTCACATTCCGGTGAAAACAACCTCGACGAGATATCTGACGGAGGTCACGAGCGCCTTCCCAGCAACCCGAAAAGCTCGAGTTCCCGTCGGAGATCAGCCGTGTGGAAACACTTCTACCTTTCACCCGTGGACAGTTCCAAAGCGGTGTGCATCCACTGCATGAATGAATTCAGCAGGGGCAAGAACGGGAAAGATCTCGGAACGAGCTGTCTCATTCGTCATATGTGGCGGGCCCACAAAGAAGTCGTCATTGAGGAAAACGGACTGGGCAATCACATTCCTCCGCCCTACTCCAACCCGCCGTCGCTGTTGTCACGCACGCTGCTACATGACCCTCTGGacataaaaaaagaatcacCTCTTCTACCATCTTCACCAGAAACCATTTTAGATGAGCTACCGCAGACTACGGAGGAAAACATGGATATCAAAGAGGAATCTGATGAGGCGATGCTACTGACTGAACCGGAGTCCTCGCTCCAGGGGCAGGACACGCCGTCGACTTTCTCACCACGTGATCTCGGCGAGGTTCCCGGCCACAACCAGAATCATGCTATTTTCGagcaaaacaagaaaatcaTGAAACGGGTGAAATCGGAAGTGTGGCAACATTTCATCGTGTCACCGGTTGACCAGTTAAAAGCACTGTGCCGGTACTGTCCGTGCGTCATTAGCCGGGGGAAACGGGGGGACTTTGGTACAAGCTGTCTAATGAGGCACCTCATGAGGCGCCACCCAGACGTCCTCCAAAACCAAAAAGCTGCAGATGACAAGGAGCCCTCCCCCCAACCCTACATCACAACAGATGCAGTTTCAGCCAAAGAAACTGAAAGCCGCGCCAGCAAGAAAAAGCCACAAACCGTTTTCAGTAAGAAGACATCCAAACTGTGGAACCATTTTTCTATTTCCCCCGCTGACCCCACCAAGGTGGTCTGTTTGCACTGTAGCCGCACTATTAGCAGAGGCAAAAAGACTACTAACCTCGGCACGAGCTGCCTCTTCAGGCACATGCAAAGGTTCCATGGACATTTTCTTGAAAGCAACAATGCTATCTCAGGTGAAGCGCCGTCTGCCGGAATTCAGGTCAAACAAGAGCTCGAGGATATGTCGGTTTACAAAACGGAGCAGAACCACGGGAGGTTTGACGAGCACCACCCGGTTGCCCAAAAAATTACCAAACTTATTGCTGAAATGCTTGCACTGGATCTTCAGCCATCAGCTATGGTGGAGAACGCTGGACTGAGCAGACTTCTCGAGTACTTCCAGCCACAGTATTGTCTGCCGCCCTCCTCTTACTTTACCAGCACTGCAATTCCAGAGATGTATGAAAAAGTGAGGGACGTTGTGCTGACACATCTGAAAGAGGCCGAGGGTGGAGTCGTCCATTTCACAACGAGCATTTGGGTCAGCAGTCAGACAAAAGAATACTTGACCCTAACTGCCCACTGGGCGACGTACGAATCGAGCGTCAGACCCCAAGGCCAGGATTTTCACTGCTCAGCTCTTCTCAGCGTGTCCCAAATAGACTGTGATCGAGATATGCACGACATCCCCAAGCAGCTCGAGTATCTGTGGGATTCTTGGATCACGTCACCGGGTCTGAAGAAGGGTTTCACCGTAACCGATAACGCCAACATAAGAAACAATCTGGAGGACCACGGCCACGTCACTGTGCAGTGTTTTGGCCACACCATTGACCTCATTGTTAGCGAAGCCATAAAGAGCCAGAGGATGGTTCAAAACCTTCTGAGTATCGCGCGGAAGATCTGCGAACGTGTGCACCGCTCGGCCAAGGCTAAGGAGAAGCTGGTCGAGCTCCAGAGGGACCACCAGTTACCAGAGAACCAACTCATTCAGGACATCCCCTCGAAATGGAGGACTTCCTTCATCATGCTGGAGCGGCTGGTGGAACAAAAGAAAGCCATCGACGAGATGTCGATTGAGTGCAATTTCAGGGAAATTATCAGCTGCGACCAGTGGGAGGTGATGCAGTCAGTCTGCAACGCGCTGAAACCTTTCGAGGTCGCCTACCGGGAAATCCGCAATCGCACTGCCACTCTGGGACAAGTGATACCGCTCATTCACATCCTGAATCGGAAGATTGACCTGCTATTCGACGAGACCGTGGGCATAGACAACATGCTCAAATCTCTCAAAGAAGCCATGGTGAGCAGGATGTCGGCCACTCTGAACGACCCGCGCTTCACCTGGGCGACCATGCTGGACCCGCGATACAAGACTTCGTTATTCACTGAGGAAGAGGCGGAACGATGTAAGCAAGACCTGATTCAGGAGCTGGACCTGTTCTCTGCTACCTCTTCACTGCCCAACGGTTGTAACGAGGCCTCAGTGTCGGACGGCGTCACCCCCCACCAGGACAACATCTGGTCTCTGATGGCAGACTTGAGGCAAAAAGTGAAACACGAAGAAAAACCAAAGTCCTCCGAGCTGGCAGtgctggagtacctggaggagGACATACTTGATCAAAGCTGTGACCCGCTCGACTACTGGAACCTGAAAAAGTTCCTGTGGCCCGAGCTCGCCAAAGTAGCCGCCCGTTACGTGGGCTGCCCCCCCAGCGCCGTCCCGGCCGACGCACTGTTCAGCACGGCCAGCGTCAACTGTGCCCTGAACCATCCCAGGCCTTCGCTGGAAAACATGGAGGGTCTGCTCTTCCTCAAGGTCAACCtcccgctcattttttttcaatattga
- the brd1a gene encoding bromodomain-containing protein 1 isoform X2, whose product MKKKARNHRVSAPQRPPSPIKPSPNKQILTYAQAQRMVEFELDGRIHRLSVFDRLDVISDGDPVLWEMVECAKNKENADKPQQQVLLRSVRLKNNRDKRKAALGVTAQKGGSGHPVSVHPGPKLPEPKFRTVEYNLPAVPKRHTAYYKYEEKTEEELDEETEYDMDEEDYAWLDLVNEKRRSEGASQVSFNVFEFLIDRFEKELYLEGLDQGSEKQASVDDDTVCAICMDGECHNGNAILLCDACNVAVHQECYGVPYVPEGQWLCRHCLQSPTRPADCVLCPSKGGAVKKTDDDRWGHVVCALWVPEVGFSNTTFIEPIDGVRHIPPARWKLTCYLCKEKGVGACIQCHKANCYTAFHVSCAQKAGLFMKIEPVKDLTESGEPTFSMKKTAYCGAHTPNGCVRRKLTIYDEVKPKNGLCGKVRRAAHCKGKQKKKTKKPEPDDESEVATPAVVPTFPDHRLQTILNQVSVQKKKAFVELVLNYWTLKRQSRNGLPLIRRLQTSLQSQKNAQPKQNEEETRALKEQLKEWHRLRHDLERARLLLELIRKREKLKREELKFQESLLEMQLTPFNILLRAVMDQLVSKDQARIFTQPVDINEVPDYLDHIKCPMDFSTMRQRIDAQKYSNFDQFEEDFDLIVDNCMKYNSKDTYFYRAAVRLRDQGGAVIRKARRDAEKMGFDAVSGMHLEEVPEVKIASFSWEDVDRLLVPANRSHLPLDKQLQQLLEKFDLTCAMKSSPSRSKRIKLLKKTINDVRSDMSLKRVQPTPLWHQRNSTSSSGASASSAASSSDEVVAKTEEETWKPNGHFPDDEDKSLPPKLEPSDAIPPLIHSETDPEPPTLKPIDVTPDCDDKTHATASKFDVDRPNTPPSPPHLNGHYHNDLQHSLLDGNVSVVATSTLAEPAGTVSRRTAVLFRNSKAASPHKLARAGDDGGPDREDSEEEVDGGSTQLGSKSFLSVVIPRLETLLHGKKRKHLDSQEELKEEDTSPVKRLDMGLSRGFLESEEEKEPGQPNRASRPVEPRRRCASESSISSCSSLPGGPGTILSLPKCGKGKPALLRRNTVDEKTELIACIENGNFAKAARIAAEVGNSNIWMPASAATVALEPLKLVWAKCSGYPSYPALIIDPHMPRVGCQHNGVSIPMPPLDVLRIGEQMQYKADEKLYLVLFFDNKRSWQWLPRSKMVPLGMDKTIDKIKMMEGRTSGVRKAVQVAFSRAMNHLSIVRDEPVSDLSDVD is encoded by the exons ATGAAGAAGAAAGCCCGGAACCACCGAGTTTCGGCGCCGCAGAGGCCTCCGTCGCCCATCAAGCCGTCGCCCAACAAGCAGATCCTGACGTACGCTCAGGCGCAGCGCATGGTGGAGTTCGAGCTGGACGGCCGCATCCATCGGCTCAGCGTCTTTGACCGGCTCGACGTGATCTCTGACGGCGACCCCGTGTTGTGGGAGATGGTGGAGTGTGCCAAAAACAAGGAGAACGCCGATAAACCCCAGCAGCAGGTTCTGCTGCGGTCGGTCCGATTGAAAAACAATCGGGACAAGAGAAAAGCCGCACTCGGCGTCACTGCTCAGAAAGGAGGCAGCGGGCATCCTGTCAGTGTTCATCCCGGTCCAAAACTCCCAGAGCCTAAATTTCGGACTGTAGAATACAACTTGCCGGCAGTTCCTAAACGCCACACCGCTTATTATAAATACGAAGAGAAGACCGAAGAAGAGCTCGATGAGGAAACGGAGTACGACATGGACGAGGAAGACTACGCCTGGCTTGATTTGGTCAATGAAAAGCGGCGAAGTGAGGGCGCCAGCCAGGTCTCTTTCAACGTCTTTGAGTTCCTGATTGACCGCTTCGAGAAGGAGTTGTACTTGGAGGGGTTGGACCAAGGCAGCGAGAAGCAAGCGTCCGTCGACGACGACACGGTCTGCGCCATCTGCATGGACGGCGAATGTCACAACGGCAACGCCATCCTCCTCTGCGACGCGTGCAACGTGGCCGTGCACCAGGAGTGTTACGGCGTCCCTTACGTCCCCGAGGGCCAGTGGCTTTGCCGCCACTGCCTGCAGTCGCCGACGCGGCCCGCCGACTGCGTCCTCTGCCCCAGCAAGGGCGGCGCGGTGAAAAAGACGGACGACGACCGCTGGGGCCACGTGGTGTGCGCCCTGTGGGTCCCCGAGGTGGGCTTCTCCAACACGACCTTCATCGAGCCCATCGACGGCGTCCGGCACATCCCGCCGGCCCGCTGGAAGCTCACCTGCTACCTGTGCAAAGAAAAGGGCGTCGGGGCGTGCATCCAGTGCCACAAAGCCAACTGCTACACCGCCTTCCACGTCAGCTGCGCCCAAAAAGCGGGCCTCTTCATGAAGATCGAGCCCGTCAAGGACCTGACCGAGTCGGGCGAGCCCACCTTCTCGATGAAGAAGACCGCCTACTGTGGCGCGCACACGCCCAACGGCTGCGTCAGGAGGAAACTTACGATCTACGACGAGGTCAAACCCAAGAATGGCCTGTGTGGTAAAGTTCGAAGAGCTGCTCACTGCAAGgggaaacaaaagaagaagacgaagaaacCTGAGCCTGATGATGAAAGTGAAGTGGCAACTCCCGCCGTTGTGCCTACGTTCCCCGATCATAG GTTGCAAACCATCCTCAACCAGGTATCGgtccaaaaaaagaaagccttCGTGGAGCTGGTCTTAAATTACTGGACTCTTAAACGGCAGTCCAGGAATGGGCTCCCGTTGATCCGGCGCCTCCAGACGAGCCTGCAATCCCAGAAAAACGCGCAGCCG AAACAGAACGAGGAAGAAACGCGGGCGCTGAAGGAGCAGCTGAAGGAGTGGCACCGGCTCCGGCACGATCTCGAGAGAGCCCGGCTGCTGCTGGAGCTCATTCGCAAGCGGGAGAAACTCAAAAGGGAGGAG TTGAAATTCCAAGAGAGCCTGCTCGAGATGCAGCTCACTCCATTTAACATCCTGCTCCGAGCCGTCATGGACCAGTTGGTGTCCAAAGACCAGGCCAGGATCTTCACCCAGCCAGTTGACATCAACGAG GTGCCCGACTACCTCGACCACATCAAGTGCCCCATGGACTTCTCCACCATGCGGCAGCGCATCGACGCCCAGAAATACAGCAACTTTGACCAGTTCGAGGAGGACTTCGACCTCATTGTGGACAATTGCATGAAGTACAACTCCAAGGACACCTACTTCTACCGGGCCGCCGTCCGCCTCCGAGATCAGGGCGGGGCGGTGATTCGGAAGGCGCGGCGGGATGCGGAGAAAATGGGCTTCGACGCAGTAAGCGGCATGCATCTGGAAGAAGTCCCTGAAGTAAAGATAGCGTCATTTTCCTGGGAGGATG tGGATCGCTTACTCGTGCCCGCCAACCGCAGCCATTTGCCTCTGGACAAGCAGCTGCAGCAACTTCTGGAGAAGTTTGACCTTACCTGCGCCATGAAGTCCAGCCCCTCCCGCAGCAAACGTATCAAGCTGCTGAAAAAGACCATCAATGACGTGCGCAGCGACATGAGCCTGAAGAGAGTCCAGCCCACCCCGCTCTGGCACCAGCGCAACAGCACTTCGTCCTCCGGAGCCTCTGCGTCGTCAGCGGCGTCTTCATCCGATGAGGTCGTGGCGAAGACCGAAGAGGAGACGTGGAAGCCGAACGGACATTTCCCAGATGACGAGG ACAAGTCTCTCCCGCCGAAACTAGAACCCTCCGACGCCATTCCCCCTCTCATCCATTCCGAGACCGACCCCGAGCCCCCTACCCTCAAACCCATCGACGTCACCCCAGACTGCGACGATAAGACTCACGCCACGGCCTCAAAGTTCGACGTCGACCGACCGAACACCCCGCCGTCCCCGCCCCACCTAAATGGCCACTACCACAATGACTTACAGCATTCGCTGTTGGACGGCAACGTCAGCGTAGTGGCCACGTCCACCCTGGCCGAGCCGGCGGGCACCGTCAGTCGGCGGACCGCCGTGCTCTTCCGCAATTCCAAAGCCGCCAGTCCACACAAGCTCGCGAGGGCCGGAGACGACGGCGGGCCCGACCGGGAAGACAGCGAGGAGGAGGTCGACGGCGGCAGCACGCAACTGGGTTCCAAATCCTTCCTGTCGGTCGTGATTCCGAGACTGGAGACCTTACTTCACGGCAAAAAGAGGAAACATCTCGACAGCCAGGAGGAGCTCAAAGAGGAGGACACGTCTCCTGTTAAAAGACTTGACATGG GGCTGTCGAGAGGTTTCCTGGAGTCCGAAGAGGAGAAAGAGCCGGGCCAGCCCAACAGAGCCAGCAGACCCGTGGAGCCGCGCAGACGCTGCGCCTCCGAGTCCTCCATCTCCTCGTGCAGCAGCCTACCCGGAGGTCCCGG CACCATCCTCAGTCTTCCGAAGTGCGGGAAAGGGAAACCTGCCTTGTTGCGAAGGAACACCGTGGACGAGAAGACTGAATTGATTGCCTGCATCGAAAATGGTAATTTTGCCAAAGCTGCACGAATCGCTGCAG AGGTTGGCAACAGCAACATTTGGATGCCCGCTAGTGCCGCGACAGTTGCACTGGAACCCCTCAAGCTAGTTTGGGCCAAATGTAGCGGATACCCCTCCTACCCTGCTTTG ATCATCGACCCCCACATGCCGCGCGTGGGCTGCCAGCACAACGGGGTGTCCATCCCCATGCCCCCCCTGGACGTGCTCCGCATCGGAGAACAAATGCAGTACAAAGCCGACGAGAAACTCTACCTCGTGCTCTTCTTCGACAACAAGCGCAGCTG GCAGTGGCTCCCTAGATCCAAAATGGTCCCCCTGGGCATGGACAAGACCATCGACAAGATCAAGATGATGGAAGGCCGCACGTCCGGCGTCCGCAAGGCGGTCCAGGTGGCCTTCAGCCGCGCCATGAACCACCTCAGCATCGTGCGGGACGAGCCGGTCAGCGACCTCAGCGACGTGGACTGA
- the brd1a gene encoding bromodomain-containing protein 1 isoform X1 has protein sequence MKKKARNHRVSAPQRPPSPIKPSPNKQILTYAQAQRMVEFELDGRIHRLSVFDRLDVISDGDPVLWEMVECAKNKENADKPQQQVLLRSVRLKNNRDKRKAALGVTAQKGGSGHPVSVHPGPKLPEPKFRTVEYNLPAVPKRHTAYYKYEEKTEEELDEETEYDMDEEDYAWLDLVNEKRRSEGASQVSFNVFEFLIDRFEKELYLEGLDQGSEKQASVDDDTVCAICMDGECHNGNAILLCDACNVAVHQECYGVPYVPEGQWLCRHCLQSPTRPADCVLCPSKGGAVKKTDDDRWGHVVCALWVPEVGFSNTTFIEPIDGVRHIPPARWKLTCYLCKEKGVGACIQCHKANCYTAFHVSCAQKAGLFMKIEPVKDLTESGEPTFSMKKTAYCGAHTPNGCVRRKLTIYDEVKPKNGLCGKVRRAAHCKGKQKKKTKKPEPDDESEVATPAVVPTFPDHRLQTILNQVSVQKKKAFVELVLNYWTLKRQSRNGLPLIRRLQTSLQSQKNAQPVCSKQNEEETRALKEQLKEWHRLRHDLERARLLLELIRKREKLKREELKFQESLLEMQLTPFNILLRAVMDQLVSKDQARIFTQPVDINEVPDYLDHIKCPMDFSTMRQRIDAQKYSNFDQFEEDFDLIVDNCMKYNSKDTYFYRAAVRLRDQGGAVIRKARRDAEKMGFDAVSGMHLEEVPEVKIASFSWEDVDRLLVPANRSHLPLDKQLQQLLEKFDLTCAMKSSPSRSKRIKLLKKTINDVRSDMSLKRVQPTPLWHQRNSTSSSGASASSAASSSDEVVAKTEEETWKPNGHFPDDEDKSLPPKLEPSDAIPPLIHSETDPEPPTLKPIDVTPDCDDKTHATASKFDVDRPNTPPSPPHLNGHYHNDLQHSLLDGNVSVVATSTLAEPAGTVSRRTAVLFRNSKAASPHKLARAGDDGGPDREDSEEEVDGGSTQLGSKSFLSVVIPRLETLLHGKKRKHLDSQEELKEEDTSPVKRLDMGLSRGFLESEEEKEPGQPNRASRPVEPRRRCASESSISSCSSLPGGPGTILSLPKCGKGKPALLRRNTVDEKTELIACIENGNFAKAARIAAEVGNSNIWMPASAATVALEPLKLVWAKCSGYPSYPALIIDPHMPRVGCQHNGVSIPMPPLDVLRIGEQMQYKADEKLYLVLFFDNKRSWQWLPRSKMVPLGMDKTIDKIKMMEGRTSGVRKAVQVAFSRAMNHLSIVRDEPVSDLSDVD, from the exons ATGAAGAAGAAAGCCCGGAACCACCGAGTTTCGGCGCCGCAGAGGCCTCCGTCGCCCATCAAGCCGTCGCCCAACAAGCAGATCCTGACGTACGCTCAGGCGCAGCGCATGGTGGAGTTCGAGCTGGACGGCCGCATCCATCGGCTCAGCGTCTTTGACCGGCTCGACGTGATCTCTGACGGCGACCCCGTGTTGTGGGAGATGGTGGAGTGTGCCAAAAACAAGGAGAACGCCGATAAACCCCAGCAGCAGGTTCTGCTGCGGTCGGTCCGATTGAAAAACAATCGGGACAAGAGAAAAGCCGCACTCGGCGTCACTGCTCAGAAAGGAGGCAGCGGGCATCCTGTCAGTGTTCATCCCGGTCCAAAACTCCCAGAGCCTAAATTTCGGACTGTAGAATACAACTTGCCGGCAGTTCCTAAACGCCACACCGCTTATTATAAATACGAAGAGAAGACCGAAGAAGAGCTCGATGAGGAAACGGAGTACGACATGGACGAGGAAGACTACGCCTGGCTTGATTTGGTCAATGAAAAGCGGCGAAGTGAGGGCGCCAGCCAGGTCTCTTTCAACGTCTTTGAGTTCCTGATTGACCGCTTCGAGAAGGAGTTGTACTTGGAGGGGTTGGACCAAGGCAGCGAGAAGCAAGCGTCCGTCGACGACGACACGGTCTGCGCCATCTGCATGGACGGCGAATGTCACAACGGCAACGCCATCCTCCTCTGCGACGCGTGCAACGTGGCCGTGCACCAGGAGTGTTACGGCGTCCCTTACGTCCCCGAGGGCCAGTGGCTTTGCCGCCACTGCCTGCAGTCGCCGACGCGGCCCGCCGACTGCGTCCTCTGCCCCAGCAAGGGCGGCGCGGTGAAAAAGACGGACGACGACCGCTGGGGCCACGTGGTGTGCGCCCTGTGGGTCCCCGAGGTGGGCTTCTCCAACACGACCTTCATCGAGCCCATCGACGGCGTCCGGCACATCCCGCCGGCCCGCTGGAAGCTCACCTGCTACCTGTGCAAAGAAAAGGGCGTCGGGGCGTGCATCCAGTGCCACAAAGCCAACTGCTACACCGCCTTCCACGTCAGCTGCGCCCAAAAAGCGGGCCTCTTCATGAAGATCGAGCCCGTCAAGGACCTGACCGAGTCGGGCGAGCCCACCTTCTCGATGAAGAAGACCGCCTACTGTGGCGCGCACACGCCCAACGGCTGCGTCAGGAGGAAACTTACGATCTACGACGAGGTCAAACCCAAGAATGGCCTGTGTGGTAAAGTTCGAAGAGCTGCTCACTGCAAGgggaaacaaaagaagaagacgaagaaacCTGAGCCTGATGATGAAAGTGAAGTGGCAACTCCCGCCGTTGTGCCTACGTTCCCCGATCATAG GTTGCAAACCATCCTCAACCAGGTATCGgtccaaaaaaagaaagccttCGTGGAGCTGGTCTTAAATTACTGGACTCTTAAACGGCAGTCCAGGAATGGGCTCCCGTTGATCCGGCGCCTCCAGACGAGCCTGCAATCCCAGAAAAACGCGCAGCCGGTTTGTTCA AAACAGAACGAGGAAGAAACGCGGGCGCTGAAGGAGCAGCTGAAGGAGTGGCACCGGCTCCGGCACGATCTCGAGAGAGCCCGGCTGCTGCTGGAGCTCATTCGCAAGCGGGAGAAACTCAAAAGGGAGGAG TTGAAATTCCAAGAGAGCCTGCTCGAGATGCAGCTCACTCCATTTAACATCCTGCTCCGAGCCGTCATGGACCAGTTGGTGTCCAAAGACCAGGCCAGGATCTTCACCCAGCCAGTTGACATCAACGAG GTGCCCGACTACCTCGACCACATCAAGTGCCCCATGGACTTCTCCACCATGCGGCAGCGCATCGACGCCCAGAAATACAGCAACTTTGACCAGTTCGAGGAGGACTTCGACCTCATTGTGGACAATTGCATGAAGTACAACTCCAAGGACACCTACTTCTACCGGGCCGCCGTCCGCCTCCGAGATCAGGGCGGGGCGGTGATTCGGAAGGCGCGGCGGGATGCGGAGAAAATGGGCTTCGACGCAGTAAGCGGCATGCATCTGGAAGAAGTCCCTGAAGTAAAGATAGCGTCATTTTCCTGGGAGGATG tGGATCGCTTACTCGTGCCCGCCAACCGCAGCCATTTGCCTCTGGACAAGCAGCTGCAGCAACTTCTGGAGAAGTTTGACCTTACCTGCGCCATGAAGTCCAGCCCCTCCCGCAGCAAACGTATCAAGCTGCTGAAAAAGACCATCAATGACGTGCGCAGCGACATGAGCCTGAAGAGAGTCCAGCCCACCCCGCTCTGGCACCAGCGCAACAGCACTTCGTCCTCCGGAGCCTCTGCGTCGTCAGCGGCGTCTTCATCCGATGAGGTCGTGGCGAAGACCGAAGAGGAGACGTGGAAGCCGAACGGACATTTCCCAGATGACGAGG ACAAGTCTCTCCCGCCGAAACTAGAACCCTCCGACGCCATTCCCCCTCTCATCCATTCCGAGACCGACCCCGAGCCCCCTACCCTCAAACCCATCGACGTCACCCCAGACTGCGACGATAAGACTCACGCCACGGCCTCAAAGTTCGACGTCGACCGACCGAACACCCCGCCGTCCCCGCCCCACCTAAATGGCCACTACCACAATGACTTACAGCATTCGCTGTTGGACGGCAACGTCAGCGTAGTGGCCACGTCCACCCTGGCCGAGCCGGCGGGCACCGTCAGTCGGCGGACCGCCGTGCTCTTCCGCAATTCCAAAGCCGCCAGTCCACACAAGCTCGCGAGGGCCGGAGACGACGGCGGGCCCGACCGGGAAGACAGCGAGGAGGAGGTCGACGGCGGCAGCACGCAACTGGGTTCCAAATCCTTCCTGTCGGTCGTGATTCCGAGACTGGAGACCTTACTTCACGGCAAAAAGAGGAAACATCTCGACAGCCAGGAGGAGCTCAAAGAGGAGGACACGTCTCCTGTTAAAAGACTTGACATGG GGCTGTCGAGAGGTTTCCTGGAGTCCGAAGAGGAGAAAGAGCCGGGCCAGCCCAACAGAGCCAGCAGACCCGTGGAGCCGCGCAGACGCTGCGCCTCCGAGTCCTCCATCTCCTCGTGCAGCAGCCTACCCGGAGGTCCCGG CACCATCCTCAGTCTTCCGAAGTGCGGGAAAGGGAAACCTGCCTTGTTGCGAAGGAACACCGTGGACGAGAAGACTGAATTGATTGCCTGCATCGAAAATGGTAATTTTGCCAAAGCTGCACGAATCGCTGCAG AGGTTGGCAACAGCAACATTTGGATGCCCGCTAGTGCCGCGACAGTTGCACTGGAACCCCTCAAGCTAGTTTGGGCCAAATGTAGCGGATACCCCTCCTACCCTGCTTTG ATCATCGACCCCCACATGCCGCGCGTGGGCTGCCAGCACAACGGGGTGTCCATCCCCATGCCCCCCCTGGACGTGCTCCGCATCGGAGAACAAATGCAGTACAAAGCCGACGAGAAACTCTACCTCGTGCTCTTCTTCGACAACAAGCGCAGCTG GCAGTGGCTCCCTAGATCCAAAATGGTCCCCCTGGGCATGGACAAGACCATCGACAAGATCAAGATGATGGAAGGCCGCACGTCCGGCGTCCGCAAGGCGGTCCAGGTGGCCTTCAGCCGCGCCATGAACCACCTCAGCATCGTGCGGGACGAGCCGGTCAGCGACCTCAGCGACGTGGACTGA